From one Eptesicus fuscus isolate TK198812 chromosome 3, DD_ASM_mEF_20220401, whole genome shotgun sequence genomic stretch:
- the LOC129147486 gene encoding formin-1-like, translating to MGQSTSTPLSLTLGRWSEVKGRAQNLSLVIKKSKWQTFCSSEWPNFKVGWPPEGSFHLPLIREVRNLVFQPGRHGHPDQEPYILVWQDLCENPPVWVKPFLPPDSLSRSSVSASEPAILPVKPALPSPPPSVPPVLPDSQSDLFLLDPPPPPYASARAPRRDQGPPPAPGPVPPPMSPMAASPDSTLEGPPPPPGSGPALRTRSRFQPDEGPVATTLPLRPYGPMVDNGERGEMPALQYWPFSSSDLYNWKNNNPPFSEDPTRLTGLVESLMFSHQPTWEDCQQLLGTLFTTEERDRILLEARKNVRGLDGRPTQLPNIIDDIFPLTRPNWDPNSSEGREHLSSYRQALVAGLRAASRRPTNLAKVREVVQGPTESPAVFLERLMEAYRRFTPFDPQSEDQRASVAMAFIGQSATDIRRKLQRLEGLQDLTLRDLVKEADKVFHKRETEEEKEERKEKEREEREDARDKKRNKELTKILATVVDSGKKQKEKGGSTGPRPSLDPNQCAYCKEHGHWKKDCSKRPKKGLQAKQPALLALDED from the coding sequence ATGGGCCAGAGTACTTCTACTCCTTTGTCCCTGACCCTAGGCCGCTGGTCAGAGGTCAAGGGACGAGCTCAAAATCTTTCCCTTGTCATCAAAAAGAGCAAATGGCAGACTTTCTGCTCGTCCGAGTGGCCTAACTTTAAGGTCGGATGGCCCCCGGAGGGGTCTTTCCATTTGCCTCTCATAAGGGAAGTGAGGAATCTTGTTTTTCAGCCTGGCCGACATGGACACCCGGACCAGGAGCCTTACATTTTGGTGTGGCAAGACTTATGTGAAAATCCCCCGGTGTGGGTTAAGCCCTTTTTACCCCCTGATTCCCTCTCTAGGTCGTCGGTCTCCGCTTCCGAACCTGCTATTCTTCCTGTAAAGccagctctgccttctcctccaccctctgttCCCCCGGTTCTTCCGGACTCACAATCTGATCTTTTCCTTCTTGATCCCCCGCCACCTCCTTATGCCTCGGCCAGAGCTCCGCGGCGCGACCAAGGACCTCCTCCGGCACCTGGCCCAGTTCCTCCACCCATGTCCCCGATGGCGGCCTCCCCAGATTCTACTCTTGAgggccccccgccgccgccaggCAGCGGACCTGCACTGCGGACTCGGAGCCGATTCCAGCCAGACGAAGGGCCTGTAGCCACTACTCTGCCGTTGCGCCCATATGGGCCAATGGTAGACAATGGGGAAAGGGGGGAAATGCCGGCCCTCCAATATTGGCCCTTTTCCTCCTCAGACCTgtataattggaaaaataataatcctcCTTTCTCTGAGGACCCCACCCGACTAACAGGTCTCGTGGAGTCTCTCATGTTCTCTCATCAGCCCACCTGGGAAGACTGCCAACAGCTACTCGGGACTCTCTTCACTACTGAAGAGAGAGACCGCATACTTCTAGAAGCACGAAAGAACGTCCGGGGACTAGACGGGCGTCCGACGCAGTTGCCGAACATCATTGATGACATCTTCCCGCTAACGCGCCCTAATTGGGATCCAAATTCTTCAGAAGGTAGGGAGCATCTGTCCTCCTATCGCCAGGCTCTTGTGGCGGGTCTCCGGGCAGCTTCCAGGCGGCCCACCAATTTGGCTAAGGTAAGAGAGGTCGTTCAGGGCCCCACTGAGTCCCCCGCGGTCTTTTTAGAAAGGCTAATGGAAGCCTATCGGAGGTTCACACCCTTTGACCCGCAATCGGAGGACCAAAGGGCTTCAGTGGCCATGGCCTTCATTGGCCAGTCCGCTACCGATATACGGCGTAAGTTACAACGCCTAGAAGGATTACAAGACCTCACCCTTAGAGATTTAGTCAAAGAAGCAGATAAAGTTTTTCACAAAAgggaaacagaggaagaaaaggaagagcggaaggaaaaagagagagaggagagagaagatgctagagacaaaaaaagaaataaggaattaACTAAAATCCTGGCCACAGTGGTAGATagtggaaagaaacagaaagaaaagggaggcagTACCGGGCCACGGCCAAGCTTAGACCCGAACCAGTGTGCCTACTGCAAGGAACATGGGCACTGGAAGAAAGACTGTTCTAAGAGACCCAAGAAGGGCCTGCAGGCTAAGCAGCCTGCCCTGTTAGCCCTGGATGAAGATTAG